A single region of the Bacillus cereus genome encodes:
- a CDS encoding hemolysin family protein — MEIFNLFMVAVLIAFTGFFVAAEFAIVKIRSSRIDQLVAEGKRGALAAKKVTTNLDEYLSACQLGITVTAMGLGWLGEPTIEKLLHPLFEKWNLNPSISSVLTFGLAFMTMTYLHVVVGELAPKTMAIQKAEKVTLLLAGPLMIFYKAMYPFIWVLNGSARVVTGLFGLKPASEHEVAHTEEELRLILSESYESGEINQAEYKYVNNIFEFDNRIAKEIMVPRTEIVGFYLEDSVEEHMKVIQNERYTRYPIFGEDKDDIIGMVNVKDFFIRYMNNDKEDLSSIRTYMRPIIEVMETTPIHDLLLQMQKKRIPMAVLYDEYGGTAGIVTLEDILEEIVGEIRDEYDEDEAPPIQHVNEYHKIVDGKVLISEVKDLFGLHIEEDDVDTIGGWIMMQNHEIEEGQYVEAEGYEFKVLEKDAYQIKRVEIQKMEQEQEKAATV; from the coding sequence TTGGAAATATTTAATTTATTCATGGTTGCGGTTTTAATCGCATTTACTGGATTTTTCGTAGCAGCAGAGTTTGCGATTGTAAAAATACGTTCAAGTCGCATTGATCAGCTTGTTGCGGAAGGGAAACGCGGCGCATTAGCAGCGAAAAAAGTAACAACAAATTTAGACGAATATTTATCTGCTTGTCAATTAGGTATTACAGTTACAGCGATGGGACTTGGTTGGTTAGGTGAACCGACGATAGAAAAATTATTACACCCATTATTTGAGAAATGGAATTTAAATCCTTCTATCTCATCAGTATTAACATTTGGTCTTGCATTTATGACGATGACGTACTTGCACGTTGTAGTCGGGGAATTAGCTCCGAAAACGATGGCAATTCAAAAAGCTGAAAAAGTGACATTGTTATTAGCAGGTCCGTTAATGATATTCTATAAAGCTATGTATCCGTTTATTTGGGTATTGAATGGTTCTGCTCGTGTTGTAACTGGTTTATTCGGTTTGAAGCCAGCTTCTGAACATGAAGTAGCTCATACAGAAGAAGAGTTACGTCTTATTCTTTCAGAGAGCTATGAAAGTGGAGAAATTAATCAAGCTGAATACAAGTATGTAAATAATATCTTTGAATTTGATAATCGCATTGCGAAAGAAATCATGGTACCGCGTACGGAAATCGTTGGTTTCTATCTTGAAGATTCAGTAGAAGAACACATGAAAGTAATCCAAAATGAACGATACACACGTTATCCGATTTTTGGAGAAGATAAAGATGATATTATCGGTATGGTCAATGTAAAAGATTTCTTTATTCGATATATGAACAACGATAAAGAAGATTTATCATCGATTCGCACGTATATGCGTCCGATTATTGAAGTTATGGAAACTACTCCAATTCATGATTTATTACTGCAAATGCAGAAAAAGCGAATTCCAATGGCTGTTTTATATGATGAGTACGGAGGAACAGCTGGAATTGTAACGCTTGAAGATATATTGGAGGAAATCGTCGGCGAAATTCGTGATGAATATGATGAAGATGAAGCACCACCAATTCAACATGTGAACGAGTATCATAAAATTGTTGATGGAAAAGTGCTTATCTCAGAAGTAAAAGATTTGTTTGGATTACACATTGAAGAAGACGATGTGGATACAATCGGTGGATGGATTATGATGCAAAATCATGAAATTGAAGAAGGACAATACGTTGAAGCAGAAGGTTATGAATTTAAAGTGTTAGAAAAAGATGCTTATCAAATTAAACGTGTTGAAATTCAAAAAATGGAACAAGAACAAGAGAAAGCAGCAACTGTGTAA